The DNA region CGGAGCATCGCGATTCTCTTCTTCAGCCGGAAGAAATCGTCGAACTCCGATCCCTCGCCGGATTCGGTATCGAGCGAGTCCATCTCGGCTTCCAGGTCGTCGAGATCGGCGCCCGACTCCAGCCGTCCGAGAAGCTCTTCCATCTTGGGGCCCATCTCGAGTCCAGTAGATTGCCCCATCCGGCGCAAGACCCTGGCGAACTGCTTCGGGTCCTCGCTGTCTCCCAGGGTTTCGAGCTCTGCCGCCATGCTCTCCATGGCGTTCTCGAGCGCGCTGTCGTCGAGCCGGTCGAGCGGTTCGTCGCTGTCCTCGCTCGAGCCGTGCCTGAGGGTGGCGAAGCTCGCCGGCCGGCGCTCGAGGCGTAGCCGTCCGCATCGCGGACAGTTGGGCCTCTTCTCGGTGTCGATGCGCGCGGAGAAGAAGTTGAAGAGGGCGTTGCAGTCGGCGCAGTAGAACTCGTAGATCGGCACCACGAAATCCTAGCAGGTGATCCAATGCCAGTAGTCGGGCGGGGACACGAAGGTCGGCTCGGCCCGCCAAGAAAGTAACTCGGGCAAAACCAGTTGGGAGGGGACACGAAGGAATCGTGTCCCCGATATCTCGTGTTGTGTCGTCGTAATGATTGACGTATGTTGCGTTCGGTGTGACCGCGGGCAAGGATCAGAATCGGAGCGGACTGGGTGGTGCAGCCCGGGTCGGGGCCGGAATCCTGAGCAGCCGGCTATTCGGCCTCGTGCGCGAAGCGACGGTGGCATTCTTCTTCGGTGTGGGGTCCCACGCAGACGTTCTGAGGAGCGCGTTCCGTGCTCCCAATCTGATCCAGAACCTGCTTGGCGAGCAGACTCTGTCGGCAGCCTTCATCCCCATCTACTCGCGCTTTCTGGGCCAGGGGCGCAGAGCCGATGCCGGGAGGTTCGCGGGCGCGGTCTTCGGCCTGCTGCTCGCCGTCGCCTGCGCCGTGGCCCTTGCCGGAGTCCTTCTGGCACGGCCGTTGGTCGCGGCGCTGACGCCCGGCTACTTGGGGGACGCCGCGCGTGTGGCGGCCGGCGAGATGATCATCAACCGCTTCGAGCTCGCCGTGATCGGCGTCCGGATTCTCTTCCCGATGACCGCTTTCCTGGCGCTTTCGGCTTGGAGCCTGGGCGTGCTCAACAGCCACCGCAAGTTCTTCCTGCCTTACTTCGCGCCGGTGCTGTGGAACGCGGCGGTGATCGGGGCTCTCCTCTTCGCCGGGTGGAGCCTTGTGGGTTCGGGCTCGGGGCTGCCCACTGGCGAGCCGGCGGTGATCGTGCAGAATCGCGTGCTGTTGGCCGCCTTCTGGGGAGGGCTCGTGGGCGGCGCGCTCCAGTTCCTGGTGCAGCTGCCGGCTGCGCTGCGCCTGCTCACGGGATTCAGACTCTCGCTGTCACGGTCTGTCGAAGGCGTGAGAGAGGCGCTGAACAACATCGTGCCGGTGCTCGCCGCGCGCGGCGCGGCTCAGCTGTCGAGCTACGTCGATGTGTTCCTGGCGTCCTGGCTGGTCCAAGGGGCGATCAGCGGCCTGGGAAACGCCCAGGTTCTCTATCTGCTGCCAATTTCCCTGTTCGCCTTGTCGATCGCCGCGGCCGAATTGCCCGAGCTGTCTCGCGGGTCAGCGGGCAGGACGAGAGCGGCCGAGAAGCGGACACTCTCGGCGATTCGGCGCATATCGTTCTTCGTCGTGCCCACTCAGCTGGGGTACTGCGCCTTTGGCTTCCTGATCGTGGCCGGCCTCTATCGGCGAGGCGAGTTCCAGGTCGCCGATAACTGGCTGGTCTACTTCATCCTCGGCGCCTACGCTCTGGGTCTGCTGGCCACGGCCTGGTCGCGCATGCTGACCAATGTCTATTACGCCGCCGGCGACACGAGGACGCCGGCAAGGATCGCGGTGGCGCGCATCGCCGTATCGTTGGCGCTTGGCGTGGTGTTGATGCTCTGGTTGGACGACTTCGCCGTCGATTCGGTGATCGCGGATGCCGGGAGCAAGGGAGGGCTGCTCAAGTTGGGCGCGGTCGGTCTGGCGCTGGGCTCGGCGGTCGCCGCCTGGCTGGAGTGGGGCTGGTTGCGGGCGCGGATGCGGGATCTTGGGATGGCGATGGGCTGGCCCTTGTCCTTCGTTGCGGCGACCTATGGCCGCGCGGCGGCTGCGCTCGCGGTTGGCACTACCTTGTGGTACTTCTGTCAGGAGTGGTCTCCGCTGCCGGCGGCCATCGTGGTGATCTCGGGCTATGCTCTGTCGTATCTTGGGCTCTCCAGGCTTCAGGCAGTTCCGGAAGTTCAAGATGTCATGCAGCTCTTCGGCCGCAGGCGGAACTCAGGAGATGATTAGATGAAGATCGCTCTTGCCTCGGACCACGCCGGCTTCGAGTACAAACGAAAGCTCGCGGTTTTGCTCTCGGAGCGCGGCCATGAAGTCGTCGACTTCGGCACCGATTCGGAGGAGTCGGTCGACTATCCGAGATTCATCATGCCGGCCGCCGCGGCGGTGGCTGCCGGCGAGGTCGAGCGTGGCATCGTGTTGGGCGGTTCGGGAAACGGTGAGGCGATGGCGGCCAATCGCATCAAGGGAGTCCGCTGCGCTCTGGTCTGGAGTGAGGAGTCGGCGCGGCTGTCGCGCGAGCACAATGATGCCAACATGATCTCGATTGGTGAACGGCTGTCGCCTTGGGCTCTGGTCGAGGCGATGGTGGACCTTTGGCTCGAAACGCCGTTCGAAGGTGGTCGCCACGTCGGTCGCATTCGGATGCTGGACGCCTGAGCCCCACGACCTTACCGATTCACTGAGAAGCCGGCCGCTACAGCAGCCTCTCGCAAAGAACGCCCTGGTACAATAATCCCATGGAAGCCGTTCTCAGCGTCGCTCTGGGTCTCGGACTGGCCGCCGCCTGCGGGTTTCGAGTCTTTGTGCCGCTTCTGGTGATCAGCGCGGCAGGCTACTCGGGTCACCTCTCGCTGTCGTCGAGCTTCGATTGGATCGCCTCCACACCGGCGCTGATTACTTTGGCGGTGGCGACGGCCCTCGAGATCGCCGCCTACTACATCCCCTGGGTCGATCATCTGCTCGACACGGTGGCCTCGCCGGCGGCCGTCGTGGCAGGGGTAGTGGCCTCGGCTTCGGTGATCACTGGAATGGATCCGTATCTGAAATGGACGATGGCGGTCATCGCAGGTGGCGGGCTGGCGGGCGCGGTTCAGGTAGTGACCACCGGGACGCGAGGCGCCTCCACACTGACCACGGCCGGTTTTGGCAATCCGATCGTGTCCACCGCTGAGGCCGGCGGCTCACTGGTGCTGTCGCTCCTGGCGGTCATTGCGCCACTCGCGGCCGTCGGTCTGGTGGTTGTCTTTCTGGCCTTCGTCACTTCCCGGCTGGCCGGCCGCCGCCGCAAGCCGGCGTAGCGCTGCCGAATGAGCCCCGGGTCGGCGTGGCGGATCGCCGTTGACACCGGCGGGACCTTTACGGATTGCCTGGGAATCGATCCCCAGGGCCGTCAGCACCGCGCCAAGGTCTTGTCGTCGGGCGCGTTGCGGCTGGTGGTCGACGAGCAGCCTTCCGATCGCACGGTGGTCGTGGCGGGGGAGCCCTTTGTCGATGGTTTCTTCGAAGGCTGGACGCTGGCGGCGGGTATGGAGTCGCTCGGGATCGTCAGGTCCCGGGGTAATCGACTCGAGCTGGCCGGCCCGGCAGGCGCGCTGACGGGCAGGGAGGTCTCGCTGCAGTCCCCGGAGGAAGCCGCCGTCGTTGCCATTCGGTGGGTTACCGGCACCGCGCCGGGGCGCCGGCTGCCGCCTGTGGCGCTCCGGCTCGCCACGACGCGGGGCACCAACGCCCTGCTCGAGCGCAAAGGAGCGCGGGTCGCTTTGTTCGTGACGCGCGGCTTCGGAGATCTCCTGGAGATCGGCAACCAGCAGAGGGTCGATCTCTTCGCGCTTTCGATTCGCAAACCCGACCCGCTCTATGGCTCGGTGGTGGAGGTGGATGAGCGCCTGGACCCCTCGGGCCAGGCCGTGAGCGCTCTCGATGAGGTGTCCCTGGCGCGGGAGGCGCGACGGCTTTCTGAAGCCGGTTTTGATTCCGCGGCGATCGCGTTCCTGCATTCTTTTCGCAATCCGCGCCACGAGGAGCGCGCGGCTCGCGTCCTCGCCGCGGCCGGCTTTCGGCAGGTGTCCACCTCCTCGAGTCTGAGCCGGCGCATCAAGATCGTGCCCCGGGCGCAAACCGCGCTCGTCGATGCCTATCTTGCCCAGATCATGCGGGATTACCTCGGTGGTGTGGCGCGAAGCCTCGAGCCCAGCAGTTTGCACGTCATGACCAGTGTCGGGGGACTCGTCGGCGCGGCCGAATACCGACCCAAGGACAGCCTGCTTTCGGGGCCGGCTGCCGGAGTCGTCGGCGCCGTCGCGGCCGGACGCCGCTCCGGCTACGAGCAGATCATCGCCTTCGACATGGGTGGAACCTCGACCGACGTCAGTCGCTATGACGGAGAGCTCGAGTTGCGAGCCGAAACCGCGGTGGGGCAGACGCGGTTGCTCTCGGCATCGGTGGCGGTCGAGACCGTCGCGGCCGGGGGAGGCTCGATTTGCCGTTGGCGAGGCGGTGGCATACGAGTCGGTCCCGAGAGCGCCGGCGCCTGGCCGGGACCGGCTTGTTACGGGGCCGGCGGGCCACTGACCTTGACCGACGTCAACCTACTCCTCGGCCGCCTGGTGCCGTCGCGATTCCCGTTTCGGGTTGATTCCGCGGCCGCCAGGAAAAGAGCCCTGGAAGTCGGGGCGGCTGCCGGACGCCCCGCCTCCCAGGTCACCGACACCCCGGGCGCGAGCCAGGCTCCTCCCGATGTCGATATAGATACAGACGACTTCCTTAGCGGTTTTCTGGCGATAGCCAACGAGCGAATGGCCGGAGCGGTTCGTGCCATTTCGGTGCGGCGCGGCTACGATCCCTCCGAATACACCCTGGTCGCGTTCGGAGGCGCCGGCGCCCAGCACGCGGTGGCGATCGCCGAGCTACTCGGAATCCAGCGGGTGCTGATTCCCGCCGACGGTGCCCTGCTCTCGGCGGCGGGTCTGAACGAGGCGCGGCTCGAGCGCTGGTCCGAACGGCAGGTGCTGGAGCCGCTGACGGCGGCTGCACCGAGCTTGGAGGGTCTCTTCGAGGCGATGCGTACCGAAGCGAGCGCCGCTCTTCAGGCCGAAGGAGTCAGCGAGAGCGCGCTCGAGAATGGTCCGCGTACGGTCTTTCTGCGCTACGGCGGTCAGGAGTCGACGCTTGCCGTCGACTGGCAAAAGGGCTTGCCCACCGAGGAGCTCGTAGCCGAGTTCGAACGCGCCTACGTCTCCCGATACGGCTACCTACCGGAGAATCGAACCCCCGAAGTCGAGAGCCTGCGACTCGCCATGCGATCGATTGCGGAAAGCGGCCCGTCTGGGCCGCCTCGCCGGCGGCGCGAGGAGCTCCCTGCCAGTGTGGCCCAGCGATTCTGGGATGGCTCGACCTGGGTGGAAGCGCCGGCGCGCGCGCGAGCGGGTCTCACTCCCGGGGACCTGGTCCCCGGACCCTGCCTGATCGTGGAGCGTCATACCGTGACGG from bacterium includes:
- a CDS encoding DUF4126 domain-containing protein; protein product: MEAVLSVALGLGLAAACGFRVFVPLLVISAAGYSGHLSLSSSFDWIASTPALITLAVATALEIAAYYIPWVDHLLDTVASPAAVVAGVVASASVITGMDPYLKWTMAVIAGGGLAGAVQVVTTGTRGASTLTTAGFGNPIVSTAEAGGSLVLSLLAVIAPLAAVGLVVVFLAFVTSRLAGRRRKPA
- the rpiB gene encoding ribose 5-phosphate isomerase B gives rise to the protein MKIALASDHAGFEYKRKLAVLLSERGHEVVDFGTDSEESVDYPRFIMPAAAAVAAGEVERGIVLGGSGNGEAMAANRIKGVRCALVWSEESARLSREHNDANMISIGERLSPWALVEAMVDLWLETPFEGGRHVGRIRMLDA
- a CDS encoding zinc ribbon domain-containing protein gives rise to the protein MPIYEFYCADCNALFNFFSARIDTEKRPNCPRCGRLRLERRPASFATLRHGSSEDSDEPLDRLDDSALENAMESMAAELETLGDSEDPKQFARVLRRMGQSTGLEMGPKMEELLGRLESGADLDDLEAEMDSLDTESGEGSEFDDFFRLKKRIAMLRERRPRVDTELYFL
- the murJ gene encoding murein biosynthesis integral membrane protein MurJ → MTAGKDQNRSGLGGAARVGAGILSSRLFGLVREATVAFFFGVGSHADVLRSAFRAPNLIQNLLGEQTLSAAFIPIYSRFLGQGRRADAGRFAGAVFGLLLAVACAVALAGVLLARPLVAALTPGYLGDAARVAAGEMIINRFELAVIGVRILFPMTAFLALSAWSLGVLNSHRKFFLPYFAPVLWNAAVIGALLFAGWSLVGSGSGLPTGEPAVIVQNRVLLAAFWGGLVGGALQFLVQLPAALRLLTGFRLSLSRSVEGVREALNNIVPVLAARGAAQLSSYVDVFLASWLVQGAISGLGNAQVLYLLPISLFALSIAAAELPELSRGSAGRTRAAEKRTLSAIRRISFFVVPTQLGYCAFGFLIVAGLYRRGEFQVADNWLVYFILGAYALGLLATAWSRMLTNVYYAAGDTRTPARIAVARIAVSLALGVVLMLWLDDFAVDSVIADAGSKGGLLKLGAVGLALGSAVAAWLEWGWLRARMRDLGMAMGWPLSFVAATYGRAAAALAVGTTLWYFCQEWSPLPAAIVVISGYALSYLGLSRLQAVPEVQDVMQLFGRRRNSGDD
- a CDS encoding hydantoinase/oxoprolinase family protein: MSPGSAWRIAVDTGGTFTDCLGIDPQGRQHRAKVLSSGALRLVVDEQPSDRTVVVAGEPFVDGFFEGWTLAAGMESLGIVRSRGNRLELAGPAGALTGREVSLQSPEEAAVVAIRWVTGTAPGRRLPPVALRLATTRGTNALLERKGARVALFVTRGFGDLLEIGNQQRVDLFALSIRKPDPLYGSVVEVDERLDPSGQAVSALDEVSLAREARRLSEAGFDSAAIAFLHSFRNPRHEERAARVLAAAGFRQVSTSSSLSRRIKIVPRAQTALVDAYLAQIMRDYLGGVARSLEPSSLHVMTSVGGLVGAAEYRPKDSLLSGPAAGVVGAVAAGRRSGYEQIIAFDMGGTSTDVSRYDGELELRAETAVGQTRLLSASVAVETVAAGGGSICRWRGGGIRVGPESAGAWPGPACYGAGGPLTLTDVNLLLGRLVPSRFPFRVDSAAARKRALEVGAAAGRPASQVTDTPGASQAPPDVDIDTDDFLSGFLAIANERMAGAVRAISVRRGYDPSEYTLVAFGGAGAQHAVAIAELLGIQRVLIPADGALLSAAGLNEARLERWSERQVLEPLTAAAPSLEGLFEAMRTEASAALQAEGVSESALENGPRTVFLRYGGQESTLAVDWQKGLPTEELVAEFERAYVSRYGYLPENRTPEVESLRLAMRSIAESGPSGPPRRRREELPASVAQRFWDGSTWVEAPARARAGLTPGDLVPGPCLIVERHTVTVVEKGWSGSLDPAGGLVLERGG